One segment of Pyricularia oryzae 70-15 chromosome 3, whole genome shotgun sequence DNA contains the following:
- a CDS encoding cytochrome b2: MDDYIDAAELSRHNSKSSCWIVIHGQVWDVTEFLELHPGGARIILKSAGRDATSSYESVHDPDLVTKTLAPSCLVGTINPQSTTLVPTAEEVPSPATDDSRSAQPIHPPLTSMLNVSDFERAAKKYLSDIGWAYYSSGAEDEISMQDPRRIFNRIALRPRILRHVETIDTSCSYFGGRIKSSLPIYITPTGLSRYAHQDGDQCLARACGHEGIVYCMPTTAAHEAVFGARTTPNQPLCFQLYTGRDYDRTRALLRKVERLGAAAIFVTVDSPVIGRRERDDRIKAADGEDPLFAAGVAKSGSMTLLNPTLTWDDLDWLRAATSLPLVLKGVQTVEDAVLAHRAGVDGIVLSNHGGRSQDTAQAPMLTLLEIRRHAPHLLAPETRSRFEVFLDGGVRRGTDVLKALALGASAVGVGRPALYSMTNGWGEAGVRRLIMMLRMEIETNMALAGATRLGEVVPEMVNTERVEHEVFRRVKL, translated from the exons ATGGACGACTATATCGACGCGGCTGAACTGTCAAGACACAACTCTAAAAGCTCATGTTGGATAGTCATCCATGGCCAAGTATGGGATGTCACTG AATTTCTTGAACTCCACCCCGGTGGTGCCCGCATCATCTTAAAGTCCGCTGGCCGGGATGCGACCTCGTCGTATGAGTCCGTCCATGACCCGGACCTCGTCACCAAGACGCTCGCACCGTCATGTCTCGTAGGCACCATCAACCCGCAGAGCACAACCCTAGTGCCAACAGCAGAAGAAGTCCCGTCACCAGCAACGGACGATTCTCGCTCTGCACAACCGATACATCCACCCCTCACATCCATGCTCAACGTCTCAGACTTTGAGCGCGCCGCCAAAAAGTACCTTTCCGATATTGGATGGGCTTACTATTCGTCCGGGGCGGAGGATGAGATCTCGATGCAAGACCCGAGACGCATCTTCAACCGCATCGCCCTCCGCCCACGCATCCTCCGCCACGTCGAAACCATCGACACGTCATGCAGCTACTTTGGTGGGCGCATCAAATCCTCGCTGCCCATCTACATCACCCCGACCGGGCTGAGCCGCTACGCGCACCAGGACGGTGACCAGTGCCTGGCCCGGGCGTGCGGGCACGAGGGCATCGTGTACTGCAtgccgacgacggcggcgcacGAGGCCGTGTTCGGGGCGCGCACGACCCCCAACCAGCCGCTGTGCTTCCAGCTGTACACGGGGCGGGACTACGACCGGACGCGCGCACTGCTGCGCAAGGTCGAGCGGCTCGGCGCGGCCGCCATCTTCGTCACGGTCGACAGCCCCGTCATCGGGCGGCGGGAGCGCGACGACCGCATCAAGGCCGCCGACGGCGAGGACCCGCTGTTCGCGGCCGGCGTCGCCAAGTCCGGCAGCATGACGCTGCTGAACCCGACGCTGACCTGGGATGACCTCGACTGGCTCAGGGCCGCCACCAGCCTGCCCCTCGTGCTCAAGGGCGTGCAGACGGTCGAGGACGCCGTGCTGGCGCACCGCGCGGGAGTCGACGGCATCGTGCTCTCCAACCACGGCGGGCGGTCGCAGGACACGGCGCAGGCGCCCATGCTGACGCTGCTGGAGATTCGGCGGCATGCGCCGCACCTGCTTGCGCCCGAGACGAGGTCCAGGTTCGAGGTGTTCCTCGACGGCGGGGTCAGGCGGGGGACGGACGTGCTCAAGGCGTTGGCGCTGGGCGCCTCGGCCGTCGGGGTGGGCAGGCCGGCGCTCTACTCCATGACGAACGGATGGGGCGAGGCTGGGGTCAGGAGGTTGATCATGATGCTGAGGATGGAGATCGAAACCAACATGGCGCTTGCTGGCGCGACGAGGCTGGGCGAGGTTGTGCCGGAGATGGTCAATACAGAGCGGGTGGAGCACGAGGTGTTCAGAAGGGTAAAACTGTAA
- a CDS encoding endonuclease/exonuclease/phosphatase — translation MLPTNLIALLLAAASAVDAGALIPRQAKPLALRVTSFNIRFDAEVSRREKQEKAWSDRKPVLVKTMADIAAKPATAGAPAIFGLQEVLSNQLSDIKKGMGAGWDHIGVAREDGKSKGEFSPIIYNTKDLKVVTSATKWLTETPDKPSKAAGAGSSRIVTLAVFEHVATKKRFLHANTHLDNVSPEARIAGIKVAVTQIQDMLKAQGGKLPVSLTGDFNSVAGGDAAKALADMNFVKDVHDVATKAQRSGEELTYTAFEQGAGRGRIDFVWIGPNADAPYTVQKYEVRANFVDNLFMSDHRAVVADITMK, via the coding sequence ATGCTTCCCACCAACCTCATCGCCCTCCTGCTGGCCGCAGCCTCGGCCGTCGACGCTGGGGCGCTGATCCCCCGTCAGGCCAAGCCCCTCGCCCTGCGCGTCACGTCCTTCAACATCAggttcgacgccgaggtcaGCAGGCGCGAGAAGCAGGAGAAGGCCTGGAGCGACCGCAAGCCCGTCCTGGTCAAGACCATGGCCGACATTGCCGCCAAGCCGGCCACCGCCGGCGCGCCCGCCATCTTTGGGCTGCAGGAGGTGCTCAGCAACCAGCTGTCCGACATCAAGAAGGGCATGGGCGCCGGTTGGGACCATATCGGCGTCGCCCGCGAGGACGGCAAGTCCAAGGGCGAGTTCAGCCCCATCATCTACAACACAAAGGACCTCAAGGTGGTGACGAGCGCGACAAAGTGGCTCACCGAGACGCCCGACAAGCCCAGCAAGGCTGCCGGCGCGGGCAGCAGCCGCATCGTCACCCTGGCCGTGTTCGAGCACGTCGCGACCAAGAAGCGCTTCCTGCACGCAAACACGCACCTCGACAACGTGTCGCCCGAGGCCCGCATCGCCGGCATCAAGGTCGCCGTCACCCAgatccaggacatgctcaagGCCCAGGGCGGAAAGCTGCCCGTGTCGCTGACCGGAGACTTCAACTCCGTCGCCGGTGGAGACGCCGCCAAGGCCCTGGCCGACATGAACTTCGTCAAGGACGTGCACGACGTCGCCACCAAGGCCCAGCGCAGCGGAGAGGAGCTCACCTACACTGCCTTTGAGCAGGGTGCTGGCCGTGGCAGGATCGACTTTGTCTGGATCGGCCCCAACGCCGACGCCCCCTACACGGTGCAGAAGTACGAGGTCCGCGCCAACTTTGTCGACAACCTCTTCATGAGTGACCACAGGGCCGTGGTTGCGGATATCACAATGAAATGA
- a CDS encoding acetolactate synthase, whose amino-acid sequence MYTTSFAFFEALWEAGVTHCFVNLGSDHPSIIEAMVKGTREKKGQFPRIITCPNEMVAMSMADGYARLTNQPQCVIVHVDVGTQGLGAAVHNASTGRAPVLVFAGLSPFTIEGEMRGSRTEFIHWIQDVPDQKQIVSQYCRYSAELKTGKNVKQMVARALQFATSQPQGPVYLYGAREVMEEEINPYELDKKLAEPIELGALPAKAVQNISEALGGAKQPILIVGYAARNQEVPAALVELADTVPALQILDTAGSEMSFPANHPAWLGLKYGAAPEIETADVIILLDVDVPWIPTQCKPRADARVFHIDSDPLKQMMPVFYVSAEGRYRACSFTVVQQLTAHLKANKALITSKTEAAARESSHSKLLATIEARCKPHDDGTFGAGYVCRKVRASVPEDTIFAVEAVTNTLFTHDALQPILPGSWYNCGGGGLGWSGGAALGLKLATDTINGGKGKGKFVCQVVADGTFLFSVPSSVHWIGKRYGIPVLTIILNNAGWHAPKRSLLLVHPDGEGSTATHEELNISFDPVPDYSGIAKAAADGDLFAARVDKAADFEAKLAEAIKVVNGGMSAVLDCKVVPGS is encoded by the exons ATGTACACAACATCATTTGCCTTCTTTGAGGCGCTCTGGGAGGCCGGCGTCACCCATTGCTTCGTCAACCTCGGTTCTGACCACCCAAGCATCATCGAGGCGATGGTCAAGGGCACACGCGAAAAGAAGGGCCAATTCCCGAGAATCATAACATGTCCCAACGAG ATGGTCGCCATGTCCATGGCAGATGGCTACGCCCGCCTAACAAACCAACCCCAGTGCGTCATTGTTCACGTCGACGTCGGAACCCAGGGCCTGGGAGCGGCGGTGCACAACGCATCAACCGGACGGGCACCTGTACTTGTCTTTGCGGGTCTTtcacccttcacgatcgagGGCGAGATGCGCGGGTCCCGTACCGAGTtcatccactggatccaggACGTGCCCGATCAGAAGCAGATCGTTAGCCAGTACTGCCGCTACAGTGCGGAGCTCAAGACGGGCAAGAACGTGAAACAGATGGTGGCCAGGGCTCTGCAGTTCGCAACCAGCCAGCCTCAGGGCCCCGTGTACCTGTACGGCGCGAGGGAGGTCATGGAGGAGGAAATCAATCCGTACGAACTAGACAAGAAGCTTGCCGAGCCGATCGAGCTGGGCGCACTGCCGGCCAAGGCGGTGCAGAACATATCCGAGGCCCTCGGCGGTGCGAAGCAGCCCATCCTCATCGTAGGCTATGCTGCCCGTAACCAGGAGGTCCCTGCTGCCCTTGTTGAGCTCGCCGATACCGTGCCCGCTCTACAGATCCTCGACACTGCCGGCAGCGAGATGAGCTTCCCGGCGAACCATcccgcctggctgggcctgaaatacggcgccgcGCCCGAGATCGAGACGGCCGACGTCATCATCCTCTTAGATGTCGACGTTCCCTGGATCCCAACGCAATGCAAGCCGCGCGCCGACGCTCGCGTGTTCCACATTGACTCGGACCCGCTCAAGCAGATGATGCCGGTGTTTTACGTCTCGGCCGAGGGGCGATACAGGGCCTGTAGTTTTACGGTCGTGCAGCAGCTCACTGCACACCTAAAGGCGAACAAGGCGTTGATCACAAGCAAGACGGAGGCCGCCGCCCGAGAGAGCAGCCACAGCAAGCTGCTGGCTACCATCGAAGCGCGTTGCAAACCGCACGACGACGGGACGTTTGGAGCTGGCTACGTCTGCCGCAAGGTGAGGGCCTCGGTGCCCGAGGACACAATTTTTGCAGTCGAGGCCGTGACCAACACCTTGTTCACACATGACGCCCTGCAGCCCATCCTCCCAGGCTCGTGGTACAACTGCGGAGGCGGTGGTCTTGGATGGTCGGGTGGTGCCGCGTTGGGCCTAAAGCTCGCCACCGACACCATCAacggcggcaagggcaagggcaagtttgtgtgccaggttgtcgccGACGGAACGTTCCTTTTCAGCGTCCCATCCAGCGTGCACTGGATCGGAAAGCGATATGGCATCCCGGTGTTGACCATCATCCTGAATAATGCTG GCTGGCACGCACCCAAGAGGTCCCTCCTCCTGGTGCACCCGGATGGCGAAGGGTCGACGGCGACGCACGAGGAGCTCAACATTTCCTTCGACCCAGTGCCGGACTACTCTGGAATCGCCAAGGCCGCAGCGGACGGCGACTTGTTTGCGGCGAGGGTGGACAAGGCGGCAGACTTTGAGGCCAAGCTGGCCGAGGCAATCAAGGTGGTCAATGGTGGCATGTCGGCCGTGCTGGACTGCAAGGTCGTCCCTGGAAGCTAA
- a CDS encoding oxidoreductase, protein MSRTKQAARKNKRKAETQLQNAPTKRLTPPDDAPQAQAAVGQSHNLNAVVSSEEVEVAVDTLRTLAQHPAAIKSKACRDLRSAVYDFRQACTTGANSTGDGSMNLTARISGALVDEKYTDALVLLAEMRIRNEAPKLGALCRWVRDLDVTSGLSVKGAEAGLPPWTDRQRLLLKVLDAISRVTGTWDVKHVPVSITSDPVAIQAIWSLREEGKSWPMHQSVLDGTIFKSCATDIKEKFQVLERTPGPDRKPPNLHDAVLYLSTDNAVELSSTPPTITHHHHPAVPKLSLMKDVLSPDECRAIVGAMESVGYLPDAPVRDDGAEASILAHNVYWIVDQAFHDKLWDRVKPFVPAIADGRKVHGINRRFRVYRYVPGAEYRVHFDGAWPPSGVEPGTGKYLWDASPPENPQSSLFTFLVYLNDEFEGGETTFFTPSLREGVMNAYPVRPIMGSIALFPHGESKGALLHEGTGVRKGAKYIIRTDVEYDVNPEK, encoded by the coding sequence ATGTCAAGAACAAAGCAAGCTGCCCGTAAAAACAAGCGCAAGGCAGAAACGCAGCTTCAAAATGCCCCCACCAAGCGTCTCACGCCGCCCGACGACGCGCCACAGGCACAAGCCGCCGTTGGGCAAAGCCACAATCTGAACGCCGTGGTCTCTTCCGAAGAGGTGGAGGTGGCCGTCGACACGCTCCGCACCCTTGCGCAGCACCCAGCTGCCATCAAGAGCAAGGCGTGTCGAGATCTGCGCTCCGCCGTGTACGACTTCCGGCAGGCCTGCACAACGGGCGCCAACAGCACTGGCGATGGATCTATGAACTTGACGGCCCGTATTTCTGGTGCTCTGGTTGACGAAAAGTACACAGATGCATTGGTGCTGCtagcagagatgcggatccgCAATGAGGCGCCCAAGTTGGGGGCTTTGTGTCGTTGGGTCAGAGACCTGGACGTTACGAGCGGGCTGTCGGTTAAGGGGGCCGAGGCTGGATTACCGCCTTGGACGGACAGGCAAAGGTTGTTGCTGAAGGTTCTGGATGCCATTTCGAGGGTGACCGGAACATGGGATGTTAAACACGTTCCTGTGTCGATAACTTCCGACCCAGTCGCTATCCAGGCTATTTGGAGCTTGCGAGAAGAAGGCAAATCGTGGCCGATGCATCAAAGCGTTTTGGACGGCACCATCTTCAAGTCGTGCGCTACAGATATCAAGGAAAAATTCCAAGTTTTGGAGCGAACACCAGGGCCCGATCGAAAGCCCCCGAATCTCCATGACGCAGTTCTTTACCTCAGTACCGACAACGCCGTCGAGCTGTCATCTACCCCTCCGACCATCACGCATCATCACCACCCGGCTGTCCCCAAGCTATCGCTCATGAAAGACGTACTCTCACCAGACGAATGTAGAGCTATTGTGGGCGCCATGGAATCCGTTGGCTACCTCCCCGACGCCCCAGTCCGCGACGATGGTGCCGAAGCGAGCATCCTCGCACACAATGTGTACTGGATTGTCGACCAAGCCTTCCATGACAAGCTGTGGGACCGCGTCAAGCCGTTTGTGCCTGCCATAGCGGATGGCCGCAAGGTGCATGGTATCAACCGCCGCTTCCGGGTGTATCGCTACGTCCCCGGTGCGGAGTATCGAGTCCATTTTGACGGCGCCTGGCCGCCCTCAGGGGTCGAGCCTGGTACCGGCAAGTATCTATGGGACGCATCACCTCCAGAGAACCCACAGTCTAGCCTGTTCACCTTCCTGGTCTACCTCAATGACGAATTTGAGGGTGGTGAGACGACGTTCTTCACGCCGAGTCTGCGTGAAGGTGTTATGAATGCGTACCCTGTGAGGCCAATAATGGGATCGATCGCACTATTCCCTCATGGCGAAAGCAAGGGTGCGCTGCTGCACGAAGGAACCGGGGTTCGCAAAGGGGCAAAATACATCATTCGAACAGACGTCGAGTACGATGTCAACCCGGAAAAATAG
- a CDS encoding xaa-Pro dipeptidase, translated as MHMLRSILSAYPRRALSHTRPQPRLSTNFAPFACWTSATYSTASLRSPQSFSQPHRASASQLPLHTFRRYDTRALTMASKNYDDVLKGKYPAKEHARRVVEVIRSSQPDVSGVLYLEGQKTKMIEDNDSEEHFRQRRYFYYLTGCELPDCYLTYDIATSRSTLYIPPVDPESVIWSGLPMSALEALQKYDVDEVRYTHEVNAALTSLAEAAPSSTVYAIPNQVSDSITFLGFGAKNFDVLKPAIERARVVKSDYEIALIAKANDISGAAHLAVLKRVRHVSNERELYATFLAECISRGAPHMAYHSIVAAGRAAATLHYVKNDEPTAGKLNLLLDAACELNCYASDITRTFPISGSFTPESRAIYDTVLRMQLETLAMLKEGVRWDDVHIHAHRVAIEGLLAAGIFKKGFSVDEILESRTSVAFFPHGLGHYLGMDTHDTGGNANYQDKDSMFRYLRVRGTLPAGSVITVEPGIYFCNFIIEPYLKDEKHSKYIDAAVLDKYWDVGGVRIEDNVVITKDGYDNLTTAVKDAKEMEKIISSS; from the exons ATGCACATGCTGCGCTCCATCTTGAGCGCTTATCCACGACGAGCTCTCTCCCACACAAGACCACAACCACGACTTTCGACAAACTTTGCGCCGTTCGCGTGCTGGACAAGCGCCACATATTCAACCGCGTCACTCCGATCACCACAAAGTTTCTCTCAACCCCACAGAGCCTCGGCTTCACAACTGCCCCTCCATACCTTCCGTCGCTACGACACCCGCGCGCTAACGATGGCGTCCAAAAACTACGATGATGTTCTCAAGGGCAAGTATCCCGCCAAGGAACACGCCAGGCGCGTGGTCGAGGTCATCCGATCCAGCCAGCCCGACGTCAGCGGAGTTCTTTACCTGGAGGGACAGAAGACAAAGATGATTGAGGATAATGACAGCGAGGAGCACTTCCG ACAACGCCGCTACTTCTACTACCTGACCGGCTGCGAACTCCCGGACTGCTACCTGACCTACGACATCGCCACCTCCCGCTCAACCCTCTACATCCCACCTGTTGACCCCGAGTCCGTCATTTGGTCGGGCTTGCCCATGTCCGCCTTGGAGGCGCTGCAAAAGTacgacgtcgacgaggtTCGCTACACCCACGAAGTCAACGCCGCCCTGACTAGCCTCGCCGAAGCGGCCCCCTCCTCCACCGTCTATGCGATCCCGAACCAGGTCTCGGACAGCATAACCTTTCTCGGCTTCGGAGCCAAGAACTTTGACGTCCTGAAGCCGGCCATCGAGCGCGCGCGTGTCGTCAAGTCCGACTACGAGATCGCCCTCATTGCCAAGGCCAACGACATCTCGGGCGCCGCCCACCTTGCTGTCCTGAAGCGTGTTCGTCACGTCAGCAATGAGCGCGAGCTGTACGCCACCTTCCTGGCCGAGTGCATCAGCCGTGGCGCCCCCCACATGGCCTACCACTCGATCGTGGCCGCGGGCCGCGCCGCTGCGACGCTGCATTACGTCAAGAACGACGAGCCGACCGCCGGCAAGCTCAACCTGCTGCTGGACGCCGCCTGCGAGCTCAACTGCTACGCGTCCGACATCACTCGCACCTTTCCCATCTCGGGCAGCTTCACGCCCGAGTCTCGCGCCATATACGACACGGTCCTGCGCATGCAGCTCGAGACGCTGGCCATGCTCAAGGAGGGCGTGCGGTGGGACGACGTGCACATCCACGCGCACCGCGTCGCCATTGAGGGGCTGCTGGCGGCCGGCATTTTCAAGAAGGGGTTTAGCGTCGACGAGATTCTCGAGAGCAGGACCAGTGTTGCTTTCTTCCCGCACGGGCTGGGCCACTACCTCGGCATGGACACGCACGACACCGGCGGCAATGCCAACTACCAGGACAAGGACTCCATGTTTAGGTACCTGAGGGTCAGAGGAACGCTCCCGGCCGGTAGCGTGATTACTGTCGAGCCAGGC ATCTACTTCTGCAACTTCATCATTGAGCCTTATCTGAAGGATGAGAAACACTCCAAGTATATCGACGCCGCGGTCTTGGATAAGTACTGGGATGTTGGAGGTGTTAG
- a CDS encoding beta-glucosidase 1 — translation MGRCFGKAKDFVGKLTPEEKASMVTGTPGPCVGNIAPIPRLNFKGLCLQDGPAAIRQALLASVFPAQLHLAATWDRDLVRKQGELMAQEFKGKGSHVALGPVVGPLGRSAYGGRNWEGYSPDKYLSGVLVEQTVQGIQSAGVQACTKHFIGNEQETQRNPSVVNGVQVEAVSSNMDDRTMHETYLWPWYNAVKAGTASVMCSYQRINGSYACQNSKALNGLLKGELGFQGYVMSDWGAVHTGIASIEAGLDMNMPGSLSFTSVGSASFFGDNVTTALKNNTLPVDRVDDMIERIMAPYFQLKQDQGFPLVDETGPKIPGSFNTGPWPHNYTLGPLVDVRADHGAFIREAGAAGTVLLKNVNKALPLKKPKNIAVIGNDAADFTVGEYTAGLNMTGFSNYDIGTLPIGGGSGTGRFSYVVSPLEAIKARGRDYGALVQYFTDNKFIVAGGLSNLAPQPDVCLVFVKSWAEEGTDRFSLLPEWDSTKVVEMTARRCGNTVVVAHGAAPNVFPWRDNKNVTAIIAAHMPGQETGNAIADVLFGDVNPSGKLPYTIGASVDDYDKNFVNSTELLQSTDPNIWQSDFVEGQLIDYHAFDAHNKTPAYEFGFGLSYTTFSLSGLKTTVSASNAPRTPSADAKVQPGGNVELWDVLATVTATVKNTGDVAGAAVPQLYVSLPAGEAGSGTPVRGLRGFDKIKLGAGESKAVEFHLTRRDLSFWDTKAQAWRLPTGSIGVDVGFSSRDLILKGEVKV, via the exons ATGGGAAGATGCTTTGGGAAGGCCAAGGACTTTGTTGGCAAGCTGACGCCAGAAGAAAAGGCAAGCATGGTAACTG GCACACCTGGCCCTTGTGTCGGCAATATCGCTCCAATCCCGCGTCTCAACTTCAAAGGCCTATGTCTTCAAGATGGTCCAGCCGCTATCCGCCAGGCACTCCTTGCCAGCGTCTTTCCGGCTCAGCTCCACCTGGCTGCCACATGGGACCGCGATCTGGTCCGCAAGCAAGGTGAGCTGATGGCCCAAGAGTTCAAAGGAAAGGGAAGCCACGTAGCCTTGGGTCCTGTGGTCGGGCCATTAGGGCGCTCTGCATATGGCGGTCGCAACTGGGAGGGCTACTCTCCCGACAAGTATCTGTCGGGTGTCCTGGTTGAACAGACGGTCCAAGGGATACAGTCGGCTGGAGTTCAGGCCTGCACCAAGCACTTCATTGGCAACGAGCAAGAGACTCAACGAAACCCAAGTGTCGTGAACGGCGTGCAGGTAGAAGCCGTCTCATCCAACATGGACGACCGGACCATGCATGAGACTTACCTCTGGCCTTGGTACAAcgccgtcaaggccggcACCGCATCTGTCATGTGCTCCTATCAGCGCATCAACGGGAGCTACGCCTGCCAGAACAGTAAGGCCCTCAACGGTCTGCTAAAAGGCGAGCTTGGCTTCCAGGGCTATGTGATGTCTGACTGGGGTGCTGTTCACACCGGAATTGCCTCAATCGAGGCTGGTCTTGACATGAACATGCCCGGGAGTCTCTCCTTTACCTCCGTCGGGTCCGCATCATTCTTTGGAGACAATGTCACCACCGCGCTCAAGAACAACACACTCCCTGTCGACCGCGTCGACGACATGATTGAGAGAATCATGGCACCTTACTTCCAGCTCAAGCAGGACCAAGGCTTCCCCCTTGTGGACGAAACTGGCCCCAAGATTCCTGGCAGCTTCAACACTGGCCCCTGGCCACACAACTATACGCTCGGTCCGCTGGTTGACGTGCGTGCCGATCACGGAGCCTTCATCCGTGAGGCCGGCGCGGCTGGCACCGTCCTCCTGAAGAACGTCAACAAAGCCCTCCCGCTCAAGAAGCCTAAGAACATCGCCGTCATCGGCAACGATGCTGCAGATTTCACCGTCGGAGAGTACACTGCAGGGCTCAACATGACTGGTTTCAGCAACTATGACATTGGGACTCTGCCgatcggcggcggctccGGAACTGGACGCTTCAGCTACGTGGTGTCGCCCTTGGAGGCCATCAAGGCGCGTGGAAGGGACTATGGTGCCCTGGTGCAGTACTTTACAGACAACAAATTTATCGTCGCTGGCGGGCTTAGCAACCTGGCCCCACAGCCAGACGTGTGTCTCGTTTTTGTGAAGTCTTGGGCCGAAGAAGGAACGGATAGATTCTCCTTGCTGCCGGAATGGGACTCGACCAAGGTGGTGGAGATGACCGCCAGGAGGTGTGGCAacaccgtcgtcgtcgcgcaCGGAGCCGCCCCCAACGTCTTCCCCTGGCGCGACAACAAAAACGTCACTGCCATCATCGCAGCTCACATGCCCGGCCAGGAGACCGGCAACGCGATCGCCGACGTGCTTTTCGGCGACGTCAACCCCAGCGGCAAGCTCCCCTACACCATCGGCGCGAGCGTCGACGACTACGACAAGAACTTTGTCAACAGCACCGAGCTGCTCCAGTCCACGGACCCCAACATCTGGCAGTCCGACTTTGTCGAGGGCCAGCTGATCGACTACCACGCCTTCGACGCGCACAACAAGACGCCCGCCTACGAGTTTGGCTTTGGGCTCAGCTACACGACCTTTTCGCTCTCGGGCCTCAAGACCACCGTGTCGGCGTCCAACGCCCCGCGCACGCCCTCGGCCGACGCCAAGGTTCAGCCCGGCGGCAACGTCGAGCTGTGGGACGTGCTGGCGACGGTGACGGCCACGGTCAAGAACACGGGCGACGTCGCGGGCGCCGCGGTGCCGCAGCTGTACGTTTCCCTGCCGGCCGGCGAGGCTGGGAGCGGGACGCCGGTGCGGGGTCTTCGCGGGTTCGACAAGATCAAGCTCGGCGCCGGGGAGAGCAAGGCCGTGGAGTTCCACCTCACCAGGAGGGACCTGAGCTTCTGGGAcaccaaggcgcaggcctGGAGGCTGCCGACCGGTTCCATCGGTGTCGATGTTGGGTTTAGTTCCAGGGACTTGATTCTCAAGGGGGAGGTCAAGGTTTGA
- a CDS encoding fungal cellulose binding domain-containing protein, whose product MKTTGTITAALIGMASLTSAHYTFDKTILNGKQVGGDNASIRKHQNSFMPIKFNKTPQGSITPTVADFSCNKGAVGAKDVIQVKAGDKIAMKQGFGATGMLHPGPAQVYVSPVSDAKTDKGDDWYKIHQSLICKQGSPESLRTDAWCSWGEDNVNAVIPASIPNGQYLLRGEHIGLHGAHDGQAEFYVACMQIEVTGNTATTMPGTSAKIPGIYKSTDKAVNFSVWGRSTSYDTAPGPDVIPGGTIRGSANGAGGDKTITVAGGGGAAPAAASSTNNNKSGNSGTKSIKEVKPVQAAAAAADNKQTSCNRRRRSLPRRAAEQLVEEAEMELEDSE is encoded by the coding sequence atgaagaccaccggaaccatCACCGCCGCCCTTATCGGCATGGCCTCGCTTACCAGCGCCCACTACACCTTCGACAAGACCATCCTCAACGGCAAGCAGGTCGGCGGAGACAATGCTTCTATCCGCAAGCACCAGAACAGTTTCATGCCCATCAAGTTCAACAAGACCCCCCAGGGATCCATCACCCCTACCGTCGCCGACTTCTCGTGCAACAAGGGCGCCGTCGGTGCCAAGGACGTCATCCAGGTCAAGGCCGGCGACAAGATTGCCATGAAGCAGGGCTTCGGGGCCACCGGAATGCTCCACCCCGGCCCGGCTCAGGTCTACGTCTCGCCCGTCTCCGACGCAAAGACTGACAAGGGAGATGACTGGTACAAGATCCACCAGAGCCTGATCTGCAAGCAGGGCAGCCCCGAGAGCCTCCGCACCGACGCCTGGTGCAGCTGGGGCGAGGACAATGTCAACGCCGTCATCCCCGCCTCCATCCCCAACGGCCAGTACCTGCTCCGCGGTGAGCACATTGGTCTGCACGGCGCCCACgacggccaggccgagttctACGTCGCCTGTATGCAGATCGAGGTCACCGGCaacaccgccaccaccatgCCCGGCACCAGCGCCAAGATCCCCGGCATCTACAAGTCCACCGACAAGGCCGTCAACTTCAGCGTCTGGGGCCGCTCGACCAGCTACGACACCGCCCCTGGCCCTGACGTCATCCCCGGTGGTACCATCCGTGGTTCCGCCAACGGTGCCGGTGGCGACAAGACCATCACTGTtgctggtggcggtggcgctGCCCCTGCCGCTGCCTCCagcaccaacaacaacaagagcGGTAACAGCGGCACCAAGAGCATCAAGGAGGTCAAGCCTGtccaggccgccgccgccgccgctgacaACAAGCAGACCTCGTgcaaccgccgccgccgctcccTGCCCAGGCGTGCAGCTGAGCAGCTTGTCGAAGAGGCTGAGATGGAGCTGGAGGATTCCGAGTAA